Sequence from the Trichocoleus sp. FACHB-46 genome:
CTCACTGTGTTTAGTCCAATTCTTCAGTGGTCTCAAGTTCTCTTCTTATCCTTATGGATATCAAGCAAGTTGGAATTCAGTACGCAGGGTATCAGTTATGGAAGAACCAAGGTGGCAAGATGGAACGAAATCGCATCTTATAGCTGGCAGAGAAATACTCTAAAGATTCGCTTAGCTGGAACTCGTAGGTCTACCCCCATAGATCTAAAAATCTCCTCAAAGTACAAGGAAGCAGTTGATTGTGTCCTGACAGAACGACTCCCTGGGAGGACCACAACTATTTCAGAGGAAACTTCAAGTTAGAGAGTTAAAGTGTAACTCTTCAGATTCAGGTTGTAGTTTTTTAACAAATTTAGGCTGGTAAGTTCTAGCCAATTCAAACGCTTCACTTAGGCGAGAAAGGTTTAATGATGCGATCGCCCTCCCCAGAAAAAAGAGCGATCGCCTGGTTGGTTTTAGGGATTAGAAGATTTGCGATCGCGCTTTAGGGATAACGCTGTTGCTGCAGCGCCGAAGGCCAATAAGCCGACTGTGGTTGTCGGTTCAGGCACACTAATCGGGGCATAGGCAATTCCGATCGGGCGCTTGAGGTTGGCATTTGTAGCAACGAGGACTGCATTGGTATTGCCAGGACTGGGTAACGGTTGGCCTGTGGTGCCGTCGTAGCGGAGGATGGCTCCGAAATTGTTGTTCCGGGAGTCAAAACCCACGGTGTAGAGTTTGTTGTCGGGAGTGAAAGTGAGGTTGCCGATGAAGTTGCTGCTGCGGGTTTGGCCGTTGTCGTTAAAGGTGGCGTAGCTGGTAGCAATCGTTGATTTGAGTGTGCCTGTAGCTAAGTCGTAGCTGCGGATACCATTGGCAAAATCGGTAGTGACCAGATCTCCGTTAGGGGCGATCGATAGTCCTAAGAAGCTGACAAAGCCAAAACTGAGCGGCAGCGGTTGTGGTTGATCCGCAAAAACAGTCAGGGTGGAGCTGAGTACGCCGTTATTATTAGTGAAGCGCAGTACTTGGCTCGGCAAACCAGGAAAGTTAGCCGCAATTTCACCGGGTTCTACATCCCCGTCGCCATCTCCATCGCCGGGAGCTGCAACACTACCTTGGGTAGTGACGTAGAGGTTGCCAGCTGCATCAAACACCAAATCGTTAGGCCCGTTCAATCCGTTGGCTTGGCCATTTCCCGCCGCAAATACATCGATAAAAGCTCCTGTTTTGCCGTCATAACGGAGAATTTGATCGGTTAAGAAGCTGCTGACATAAAGCTCGCCGTCCGGACCAAAGATTGAGCCGTAGGGACGAATGAGCGTTCCTCCTTGATCAAAGCGACCGCGAAACTGCCCCGTTCTGCCGTCGTAGCGGAGGATGGCTCCTGAGAAGTTGTTGCCACTGCTGACATAGAGATCGCCATCTGATCCAAAGGTAAGATCATCTGGGCTAGTCAGACCCCCACTACCTGCGCCAATAAATTCACCACCCAGCTTGCCTGTGCGTTCATCAAAAATGAGAACGTTGTTCCCGGCAGTGTTACCTACTAGCAAAGCAGCTTGCGCTGAGGTCTGTTGTAAACCCCAAGCGGTCAAGGCGCTGACCACTGTAGCAGCTTGATACGCGATCTCTCTCCATTGCATAAACCCACTCCTCCATCCATAAAACCAATTCATTATTAGGGAATGGGTGGAAGCAGCAGGAGAACTTCTATAAATTCTTTACTCTCTTTTGGTTGACTGCCTAGATGCTGCGATCGCCCTGTCACAACAAAAAGAGAACAAAAAGAGCGATCGCCACGATTGAAATTTAATGAGATTTAACTCGCAATGGAATTGACCCAAGAGCCAATTAGATCATTGACCTGATCAGGCACTTCATCATGGGGACAATGCCCAGCATTCAGGAAATGCTCAGTTAGTTGCGGGTAATACTGACGGAACTTGACGCTGCGGGCTCTGGCGTTCATCCAAGGGTCATGCTCGCCCCAGAGCATCAGTAAAGGGCACTGGAGTTGTCCCAACAAGACATCCACCTTGTCACCTTGGGGCGTTTTGAAGACCGCCGCAAACACATCTGCGGCACCAGGGTCACTGGCTGCTCGCAAAATATCATCAACCAAATCATCGGTGATGGCAGTTTGATCGAGATACACTTTCTGCAACGTTTGGCGCACCACAGAACGCTGGCGGGTGTATTGAAACACGAGATAGCTGGCCCAAGGTTGCTGAAATAACGACTGCACAAAACTGCCGAACACTTCCCGGATCGGGTCTTTCTTAGGTGCAGGCTGAGCATCGCTGAAAGGCCCCGCACTGTTAAACAAAACCAAACCTGCGGCATCTTCGGGGTGTTGGGCAGCAACAGACAAGGCGGCATAGCCTCCCAAGGAGTTCCCCCCTAGAACGGTCGGCTGGCCGATTACCTCGGTAATGAAGTCGTGGATTTGGTTCCGCCACAGATCGCCACTATATTGCATGTTGGGTTTTGCCGATCGCCCAAATCCCAGCAAATCGATCGCCCAAACTTCAAAGTCGTTGCTCAACCCCGCCACGTTTTTGCGCCAATGAAAGGTTGAGGCTCCAAAGCCGTGGATCAACAGCAGCGGAGGACGGTGAGGCTGGCGATCGCCCGCTCGGACATAGTAGATTGGCTGGCCCCGCCACTGCCAATACTGACCAGATACGGGAGCGATGCTGCTGGCTTGGGTAACTTGCATGGTGAGGAAGCTGTAAAGTATCTTTAAATATCTTAACTTTTAAGCCTGAAAGCTTGGTGCTGTAACGGTTGCACCACCTTCTAAAGGCAGAGAAACTAGACCTGCTTTCGCGACTCTATAAGATGCTGTAGGGCTGAGTCAATGGTGATCCCTACGGATTAGGAAGGATGAGGGGCGAGGGAAGAAGGATGAAGGGATGGGAGTTAGATAAAGTAAGGCTCTTTTGGGTAGCTTAAGTTACTAGGGCTTTGGGCTTTAAGAGCCTGAGTTGAGTAAATAAAGTTCTTGGAATAAAATTGCTAAAAATTAAGAAAAATCTAATATTCTTATACGCAGAAAATAGTTCAGATCGTTATCTGCATCAGGGTCATTTCGTGAACATGGCAATCCAGGAACTCGTCGATCGGATTTTGGTATCCCGTCGCATTAGCCGTACTGACCAAAATCGCTTCATGTCAGCACTACTCGCAAAAAATTCTTTGAGTACAGAAGACCAACAGCAAATTACTCGCGTTTTCGATGGTTTGCAGACGGGTTTGATCCGAGTGGTGGATTAACGGCATTGCTAGCAAATTAGCGATCGCCCAAAATCGCATCTAAAAGCAAGTCGGCGCGGAACCGCACTGGATCGGTACAAGGTAAACTCG
This genomic interval carries:
- a CDS encoding PEP-CTERM sorting domain-containing protein, which produces MQWREIAYQAATVVSALTAWGLQQTSAQAALLVGNTAGNNVLIFDERTGKLGGEFIGAGSGGLTSPDDLTFGSDGDLYVSSGNNFSGAILRYDGRTGQFRGRFDQGGTLIRPYGSIFGPDGELYVSSFLTDQILRYDGKTGAFIDVFAAGNGQANGLNGPNDLVFDAAGNLYVTTQGSVAAPGDGDGDGDVEPGEIAANFPGLPSQVLRFTNNNGVLSSTLTVFADQPQPLPLSFGFVSFLGLSIAPNGDLVTTDFANGIRSYDLATGTLKSTIATSYATFNDNGQTRSSNFIGNLTFTPDNKLYTVGFDSRNNNFGAILRYDGTTGQPLPSPGNTNAVLVATNANLKRPIGIAYAPISVPEPTTTVGLLAFGAAATALSLKRDRKSSNP
- a CDS encoding alpha/beta fold hydrolase → MQVTQASSIAPVSGQYWQWRGQPIYYVRAGDRQPHRPPLLLIHGFGASTFHWRKNVAGLSNDFEVWAIDLLGFGRSAKPNMQYSGDLWRNQIHDFITEVIGQPTVLGGNSLGGYAALSVAAQHPEDAAGLVLFNSAGPFSDAQPAPKKDPIREVFGSFVQSLFQQPWASYLVFQYTRQRSVVRQTLQKVYLDQTAITDDLVDDILRAASDPGAADVFAAVFKTPQGDKVDVLLGQLQCPLLMLWGEHDPWMNARARSVKFRQYYPQLTEHFLNAGHCPHDEVPDQVNDLIGSWVNSIAS